Proteins co-encoded in one Spiroplasma gladiatoris genomic window:
- a CDS encoding tRNA1(Val) (adenine(37)-N6)-methyltransferase produces the protein MKVINKVLNYKNLNIIQDTEMFSFCLDSILLANFYKPKTKEKKICDFGTNNAIIPLIVSKFSNDQTKITGVEIQKRASDIAKENVLLNCLDKKIEIINEDIKDFLKNKNNYFDIIYCNPPFFKTNKDSNLNKKSETLIPARHETLINLEEIIFSAKVALKNGGRFVMVHLAERLDEIIYLLWKNNFKIKNLQFIYSKKNQQPKKILLDAINDGNCGINIMKNFYVHNENGTYTNEMKKVFGDLSDEDMQ, from the coding sequence ATGAAAGTGATTAACAAAGTTTTAAATTATAAAAATTTAAATATTATTCAAGATACTGAAATGTTTTCGTTTTGTTTAGATTCAATTCTGCTTGCAAATTTTTACAAACCTAAAACAAAAGAAAAAAAAATTTGTGACTTTGGTACAAATAATGCAATTATTCCATTAATAGTTTCAAAGTTCTCAAATGATCAAACAAAAATAACTGGAGTAGAGATTCAAAAGCGAGCTTCAGATATCGCAAAAGAAAATGTTTTGTTAAATTGCTTGGATAAAAAAATAGAAATAATAAACGAAGACATAAAAGATTTTTTAAAAAATAAAAATAATTATTTTGACATTATTTATTGTAATCCTCCATTTTTTAAAACTAATAAAGATTCAAATTTGAATAAAAAAAGTGAAACTTTAATTCCTGCAAGACATGAAACTTTAATAAATTTAGAAGAAATTATTTTTTCAGCAAAAGTAGCTCTAAAAAATGGAGGAAGGTTTGTGATGGTGCATTTAGCAGAAAGATTAGATGAAATTATTTATTTACTTTGAAAGAATAATTTTAAAATTAAAAATTTACAATTTATTTATTCAAAAAAAAACCAACAACCAAAAAAAATACTTTTAGACGCTATAAATGACGGTAATTGTGGAATAAATATTATGAAAAACTTTTATGTTCACAATGAAAATGGAACATACACAAATGAAATGAAAAAAGTATTTGGAGACTTATCTGATGAAGATATGCAATAA
- the dnaX gene encoding DNA polymerase III subunit gamma/tau — MENKKSLYRIYRPKNLDQVAGHEEIKEILSIQVERNNFPHALLFSGQRGTGKTSMAKIFAKMINCENLNNNKSCDDCKSCLEFNRNANPDILEMDAASNNGVDEIRNINNNVNTLPTISKFKVYIIDEVHMLTNSAFNALLKTLEEPPAHVIFILATTEYFKIPATIISRCQIYNFKKISKESVEKKLIEISKAEGKEIDKEALQELFYMSEGSLRDALNLLEQTLIIAKETITINELKKVFYISTKEEKLNIIKNIFSKNSKNIIDYFENANNQGLDFQSTCIGLLNILKEIITFKMTNSLEVLSILEKKDIDQLSDIELKDLFCLSDNITNAYTKSKNSNINYQYILINILKTVAELTTHISVVNLNKKVNSSLPNNTLSKNEVKKENDIVTKPAKVYEETKTISQELQNELIIDQKKEVEAENEKLEKDRKKVFKEEEGESKLLNYQISTLCLETNNLISEVKVTDDQIFNLIVGATKEGRKIFEEKFELLIKESQDNEEDLKNTIYFYNVKVRAANDEAVLIVVEDSLTANWINNKFQDHEFRKLIFQKLGNEFAMICIDKYRWNHIKEEYMYRKKTNTLKQNYEKINAINYYTNLSKVENESIYLQRAKKLLKINIKVVD, encoded by the coding sequence ATGGAAAACAAAAAATCCTTATATAGAATTTATAGACCTAAAAATTTAGATCAAGTAGCAGGACATGAAGAAATCAAAGAAATTCTTTCTATTCAAGTAGAAAGAAATAATTTTCCTCATGCACTTTTGTTTTCAGGACAAAGAGGTACAGGAAAAACTTCTATGGCAAAAATTTTTGCTAAAATGATTAATTGTGAAAATTTAAATAACAACAAATCTTGTGACGATTGTAAGAGTTGCCTAGAGTTTAACAGAAATGCAAACCCAGATATTTTAGAAATGGATGCAGCTTCAAACAATGGAGTAGATGAAATAAGAAACATTAATAATAATGTAAACACATTACCAACAATATCTAAGTTTAAAGTTTATATTATTGATGAAGTTCACATGTTAACAAACTCAGCTTTTAATGCTTTGTTAAAAACTCTTGAAGAACCACCTGCTCATGTTATTTTTATTTTGGCAACAACTGAGTATTTTAAAATACCAGCAACAATAATTTCAAGATGTCAAATATATAATTTTAAAAAAATTTCAAAAGAATCTGTAGAAAAGAAACTTATTGAAATTTCTAAAGCTGAAGGAAAAGAAATTGATAAAGAAGCCTTACAAGAATTATTTTACATGTCTGAAGGTTCATTAAGAGATGCTCTTAATTTGTTAGAACAAACCTTAATAATAGCTAAAGAAACAATCACTATAAATGAACTTAAAAAAGTATTTTATATTTCAACTAAAGAAGAAAAATTAAATATCATAAAAAATATATTTTCTAAAAACTCAAAAAATATAATTGATTATTTTGAAAATGCAAACAACCAAGGACTAGATTTTCAATCAACTTGTATTGGTCTATTAAATATTTTAAAAGAAATAATAACTTTTAAAATGACAAACTCATTAGAAGTTTTAAGCATTTTAGAAAAAAAAGATATAGATCAATTATCAGACATTGAGTTAAAAGATTTATTTTGTCTATCTGATAATATTACAAATGCTTATACAAAGTCTAAAAATTCTAATATTAACTACCAATATATATTAATCAACATATTAAAAACTGTAGCAGAATTAACTACACATATAAGTGTAGTTAATTTAAACAAAAAAGTCAATTCTTCTTTACCAAACAACACTTTATCAAAAAATGAAGTTAAAAAAGAAAATGATATTGTTACAAAACCTGCAAAAGTTTATGAAGAAACAAAAACAATATCTCAAGAATTACAAAATGAATTAATAATTGATCAAAAAAAAGAAGTTGAAGCAGAGAATGAAAAACTTGAAAAAGATAGAAAAAAAGTTTTTAAAGAAGAAGAGGGAGAAAGCAAATTATTAAATTATCAAATATCGACTTTATGTCTTGAAACAAATAATTTGATTTCTGAAGTTAAAGTTACAGACGATCAAATTTTTAATTTAATTGTTGGAGCAACAAAAGAAGGAAGAAAAATATTTGAAGAAAAGTTTGAGCTTTTAATTAAAGAAAGCCAAGATAACGAAGAAGATTTAAAAAATACAATCTATTTTTACAACGTTAAAGTTAGAGCTGCAAACGATGAAGCTGTTTTAATAGTTGTTGAAGACAGTTTAACTGCAAACTGAATTAATAATAAATTTCAAGATCACGAATTCAGAAAGCTAATTTTTCAAAAATTAGGAAATGAGTTTGCTATGATTTGTATTGACAAATATAGATGAAATCATATTAAAGAAGAATATATGTATAGAAAAAAAACAAACACACTAAAACAAAATTATGAAAAAATTAATGCAATTAATTACTATACAAATTTAAGTAAAGTAGAAAACGAAAGTATATATTTACAAAGAGCAAAAAAACTTTTAAAAATAAACATAAAAGTGGTGGACTAA
- a CDS encoding deaminase encodes MTNEIWEKLEEKLKECEVSKDVPVAALLFKEDKIVASARNVRMQNKDIAGHAEIKVINKLYKTNNSKNLSDYNMVVTLKPCLMCIAAIEQVNISCVYYFLDNWKVPYDKYKTKINFIKINSNKNELYEITLKEFFKKLRNSM; translated from the coding sequence ATGACAAATGAAATTTGAGAAAAATTAGAAGAAAAACTAAAAGAATGTGAAGTCTCAAAAGATGTACCTGTAGCAGCTTTATTATTTAAAGAAGACAAAATAGTTGCAAGTGCAAGAAATGTTAGAATGCAGAATAAAGATATTGCAGGACATGCAGAAATTAAAGTAATTAACAAATTATATAAAACTAATAACTCTAAAAATTTATCAGATTACAATATGGTAGTAACCTTAAAACCATGTTTAATGTGTATTGCTGCAATAGAACAGGTTAATATTTCTTGTGTTTATTATTTTTTAGATAACTGAAAGGTTCCTTATGATAAATATAAAACTAAAATAAATTTCATTAAAATAAATTCAAATAAAAACGAGTTGTATGAAATAACACTAAAAGAATTTTTCAAAAAGCTTAGAAATAGTATGTAA
- the serS gene encoding serine--tRNA ligase, giving the protein MIDINRIENEFENVLKQLNKRQNDYTDKLQSILDLNKKRKTIIKEVEDLKAKKNKYSKEIGTLAREKKIDQQEQLKTKVIEINQIIESLDTNLKTLEINLNKELLQIPNIPNEKMPEGKDDEDNIEIKTWLTPNMKSNNEAHWDIATKLKLVDFELGVKISGSRFLSYTGKGAKFVRVLADILIDRHVKNGYKEITLPILVNEENMLGTGQLPKFADDAYKVGDQYLIPTSEVSLTNIVRNEILEQKDLPIYLTSFSQCFRKESGSAGRDTKGMIRLHQFNKVEMVKICEPINSEKELEKMLNDAEECLQMFNLSYRVVELCCGDVGFSSQKTYDLEVWFPNQNKFREISSCSNCGDFQARRMMARYKNKEGKTDYVNTLNGSGLAIDRLFAAILENYYDGEKLILPEIMRPYFNNKEYID; this is encoded by the coding sequence ATGATTGATATTAATAGGATTGAAAATGAGTTTGAGAATGTTTTAAAGCAATTAAACAAACGTCAAAACGACTATACAGATAAATTGCAAAGCATTTTAGACTTAAACAAAAAAAGAAAAACTATTATAAAAGAAGTTGAAGACCTTAAAGCTAAAAAAAATAAATATTCAAAAGAAATAGGTACTCTTGCAAGAGAAAAAAAAATAGATCAACAAGAGCAATTAAAAACTAAAGTTATAGAAATAAATCAAATTATAGAAAGTTTAGATACAAATTTAAAAACTTTAGAAATTAATCTAAATAAAGAATTACTTCAAATTCCTAATATTCCTAATGAAAAAATGCCAGAAGGTAAAGATGATGAAGATAATATTGAAATTAAAACATGATTAACACCTAATATGAAAAGTAATAATGAAGCTCACTGAGATATTGCGACAAAACTTAAACTAGTAGATTTTGAATTAGGAGTTAAAATATCAGGTTCAAGATTTCTTTCTTACACAGGTAAAGGGGCTAAGTTTGTAAGAGTCCTTGCTGACATATTAATAGACAGACATGTAAAAAATGGTTATAAAGAAATTACTCTACCGATTTTAGTAAATGAAGAAAATATGTTAGGTACAGGACAATTACCTAAATTCGCTGATGATGCTTATAAAGTTGGCGATCAATATTTAATTCCTACCTCAGAAGTTTCTTTAACTAATATTGTAAGAAATGAAATCTTAGAACAAAAAGACTTGCCAATTTATTTAACATCGTTTTCTCAATGTTTTAGAAAAGAATCTGGAAGCGCAGGAAGAGATACAAAAGGAATGATAAGACTACATCAATTTAATAAAGTTGAAATGGTTAAAATTTGTGAACCTATTAACTCTGAAAAAGAGTTGGAAAAAATGCTTAATGATGCAGAAGAGTGTTTGCAAATGTTCAACCTTTCTTATAGAGTTGTAGAGTTGTGCTGTGGTGATGTTGGATTCTCTTCACAAAAAACTTATGACTTAGAAGTGTGATTCCCTAACCAAAACAAGTTTAGAGAAATATCTTCTTGTTCTAATTGTGGAGATTTTCAAGCCAGAAGAATGATGGCAAGATATAAAAATAAAGAAGGAAAAACAGATTATGTTAATACATTAAATGGTTCAGGATTAGCAATTGATCGCTTGTTTGCAGCCATTTTAGAAAATTACTACGATGGAGAAAAACTAATTCTTCCAGAAATCATGAGACCTTACTTTAATAACAAAGAGTATATTGATTAA
- the gyrB gene encoding DNA topoisomerase (ATP-hydrolyzing) subunit B, which yields MSNNKYGANQIQVLEGLEAVRKRPGMYIGNTNKNGLHHLIWEILDNSVDEALAGFCDEVTIVITEENEIIIKDNGRGIPVDIHPKTKKTTLETIFTVLHAGGKFDESAYKISGGLHGVGASVVNALSLYVEAIVMRDGKMYKQYFSEGGTKATPLEELGASDQNGTIVKFKPDPEIFKETTTFEFKIIQTKIKQLAFLNKGLKINLIDQKYDKHLSYCFEDGIKDYIKEINSGKEKIGSEIFYVNELFNKIDVEVAIQYNDTYDENIYSFCNNIFTSEGGTHEEGFKISILKAINYYVGNQKNYKGKKFIFDDIKEGLCAVISIKHVDPLYEGQTKAKLSNLDAKEAVSNILFENFKEFLLKNPNDAKSIIEKIIISEKARKAAQRAREDTRRKSAIDNFSLPGKLADCESKDAETSELYLVEGDSAGGSAKIGRNRKFQAILSLRGKVLNVEKVKQAKAFENNEIQSIIAAIGTGVKKDLNLNKLRYKKIVIMTDADVDGAHIRVLLLTFFYRYMKELIVNGNIYIAQPPLYKIESGKNVDYAYSDLQLEVLKNDKYKDLKYVIQRYKGLGEMDAIQLWETTMDPSRRTMLQIKVDDAFMANEVFSSLMGENVEMRRNFITENAQFVENIDI from the coding sequence ATGTCAAACAACAAATACGGTGCAAATCAAATTCAAGTTCTTGAAGGACTTGAAGCTGTTCGTAAGAGACCTGGAATGTATATTGGTAATACTAACAAAAACGGGTTACATCATTTAATATGAGAAATTTTAGATAATTCTGTTGATGAAGCATTAGCAGGTTTTTGTGATGAGGTTACAATTGTAATAACTGAAGAAAACGAAATTATTATAAAAGATAATGGAAGAGGTATTCCGGTTGATATTCATCCAAAAACTAAAAAAACTACTTTGGAAACTATTTTTACAGTTTTACATGCTGGAGGTAAGTTTGATGAATCAGCTTATAAAATCTCTGGTGGTCTTCATGGTGTAGGAGCGAGTGTGGTTAATGCACTCTCTTTATATGTTGAAGCAATTGTTATGAGAGATGGAAAAATGTATAAACAGTATTTTTCAGAGGGTGGAACAAAAGCAACGCCATTAGAAGAATTAGGAGCTTCAGATCAAAATGGAACAATAGTTAAATTTAAACCAGATCCAGAAATTTTTAAAGAAACAACAACTTTTGAATTTAAAATTATTCAAACAAAAATAAAACAACTTGCATTTTTAAATAAAGGGTTAAAAATAAATTTAATAGATCAAAAATACGACAAACATCTTTCTTATTGTTTTGAAGATGGTATTAAAGATTATATTAAAGAAATTAATAGTGGAAAAGAAAAAATTGGAAGTGAAATATTTTATGTAAATGAATTATTTAATAAAATCGATGTTGAAGTAGCGATCCAATATAACGATACATACGATGAAAATATTTATTCATTTTGTAACAACATTTTTACAAGTGAAGGTGGAACACACGAAGAAGGTTTTAAAATTTCAATTTTAAAAGCGATTAATTATTATGTAGGTAATCAAAAAAACTATAAAGGAAAAAAATTTATTTTTGATGATATCAAAGAAGGATTATGTGCAGTAATTTCAATTAAGCATGTTGATCCACTTTATGAAGGACAAACTAAAGCAAAACTTTCTAACTTAGATGCAAAAGAAGCGGTTTCAAATATTTTGTTTGAAAATTTTAAAGAATTTCTTTTAAAAAACCCAAATGACGCTAAAAGTATTATTGAAAAAATTATTATTTCAGAAAAAGCTAGAAAAGCAGCTCAACGAGCAAGAGAAGATACAAGAAGAAAGTCAGCAATTGACAATTTTTCATTGCCAGGGAAATTAGCAGATTGTGAATCTAAAGATGCAGAAACTTCAGAACTTTATTTAGTCGAAGGAGATTCAGCTGGAGGTAGTGCAAAAATTGGAAGAAATCGTAAATTTCAAGCAATTCTTTCTTTAAGAGGAAAAGTATTAAATGTTGAAAAAGTAAAACAAGCTAAAGCTTTTGAAAACAACGAAATTCAATCAATAATAGCAGCTATTGGAACAGGTGTTAAAAAAGATTTAAATTTAAATAAATTAAGATATAAAAAAATTGTAATTATGACCGATGCTGATGTTGATGGTGCTCATATTAGAGTTTTATTATTAACTTTTTTTTATCGTTATATGAAAGAACTTATTGTGAATGGAAATATTTACATCGCACAACCCCCACTTTATAAAATTGAGTCTGGAAAAAATGTAGATTATGCATACTCTGACTTACAATTAGAAGTTCTAAAAAATGATAAATATAAAGATTTGAAATATGTAATTCAACGTTACAAAGGATTAGGAGAAATGGATGCAATTCAATTATGAGAAACAACTATGGATCCATCAAGAAGAACAATGTTACAAATTAAAGTAGATGATGCTTTCATGGCAAATGAAGTTTTTTCTAGTTTAATGGGAGAAAATGTAGAAATGCGTAGAAATTTTATAACAGAGAATGCGCAATTCGTAGAAAATATAGATATATAA
- a CDS encoding toprim domain-containing protein → MDELIEILKQFDGVGNKAAKKIFFQIMTSKSKKDKLIETINKISESYSICERCNFYKFQNKCSFCDDELRDKNFICVVSFITDAQKILESNFKGLIHVLNGEINLNKNIQPENLKIKELFARINKEVEILLALNLTFEGEVTANYIANQLKNNIKGITRIARGIPLGGVLDYMDSKTLEDAINNRKNIEKG, encoded by the coding sequence ATGGATGAATTAATAGAAATTTTAAAACAGTTTGATGGTGTTGGTAACAAAGCGGCAAAAAAAATTTTTTTTCAAATTATGACAAGTAAGAGTAAAAAAGATAAATTAATTGAAACTATAAACAAAATTTCTGAAAGTTATTCAATTTGCGAAAGGTGTAATTTTTATAAGTTTCAAAATAAATGTTCATTTTGCGATGACGAATTAAGAGATAAAAATTTTATCTGTGTTGTATCTTTTATAACTGATGCCCAAAAAATATTAGAAAGTAATTTCAAAGGTTTGATACATGTTTTGAATGGGGAAATAAATTTAAATAAAAATATTCAACCCGAAAACCTAAAAATAAAAGAATTATTTGCTAGAATAAATAAGGAAGTAGAGATATTATTGGCTTTAAATTTAACTTTTGAGGGCGAAGTTACTGCAAATTATATTGCTAACCAATTAAAAAATAATATCAAAGGCATAACAAGAATTGCAAGGGGAATTCCTTTAGGTGGAGTTTTAGATTATATGGATTCTAAAACTTTAGAAGATGCTATAAATAATAGAAAAAATATTGAGAAAGGATAA
- the gyrA gene encoding DNA topoisomerase (ATP-hydrolyzing) subunit A — protein sequence MIDNKETILEIDIKDEVEKDFLEYSMSVIVSRALPDLRDGLKPVQRRILYSMNDLKITSDTPHKKSARIVGDVIGKYHPHGDSSVYEAMVRMSQDFSYRYPLVEGHGNFGSIDGDGAAAMRYTEARLSKISSMLLKDIDMETVPYIDNYDASEKEPQYLTGYFPNLLVNGATGIAVGMATNIPPHNLREVVDAIIAYIENTDITIDEILTFIKGPDFPTGALMTNGSNMIDGYKTGKGSLIVRAKIEIEDTSKKQRIVISEIPYQTNKIRIVEKIAELYKNKQITGITDIRDESNYEGIRIVLDLSQNTNAQLIIKRLYKYTSLQTSFAINMLSLNNGIPQILNIKDIIKFYVKHQIDMILKRSIFEKNKIKKRLHLLYALKIALDSDNIDKIIQIIRSSKTNEIAYKKLKENFGFDEVQAKAILDMRLQRLVGLEREKIETDIKNFELRLAELEKIINSKEEQNFILKQQLTDIANKYGDDRRTVIINESQTKIEEEELIQDQRMILTITESGYIRRLSSEEFKTQKRGGKGIIINSYPEDNIVISQMGKTKDDVLFFSNEGKVYKVKGYNITQFTRTSRGLPIINFIGINSTERITAVLSYKNKNKKFKYLVFVTKKGTIKKVPIEEFDKINNFGKIAIILNKGDELVSVVPSAGVNEILIGSEKGKILKIDETDVRAMSRSSIGVKGISLDKDDAVVKAVTNYGNEIVATISESGIMKKTLISDYSIYGRGSKGITGMKLNDKTGKFKSFHAIRETDDLIMISSKGKIIKIEAKDINLQSRNSIGVIGFGLEPGETITATAIEYKKGDY from the coding sequence ATGATTGACAATAAAGAAACAATATTAGAAATAGATATTAAAGACGAAGTTGAAAAAGATTTTTTAGAATATTCAATGAGTGTTATTGTTAGTCGTGCTCTTCCAGATTTAAGAGATGGTTTAAAACCTGTGCAAAGAAGAATTTTATATTCTATGAATGATTTAAAAATTACTTCAGATACTCCACATAAAAAATCAGCTCGTATTGTTGGTGATGTTATTGGTAAATATCACCCACATGGAGACAGTTCAGTTTATGAAGCAATGGTAAGAATGTCACAAGACTTTTCTTATCGTTATCCTTTAGTTGAAGGTCATGGAAATTTTGGATCGATTGATGGTGATGGAGCAGCTGCTATGCGTTATACTGAAGCAAGATTATCAAAAATATCTTCAATGTTATTAAAAGATATTGATATGGAAACTGTTCCTTATATAGATAATTATGATGCTTCTGAAAAAGAACCACAATATCTAACTGGTTATTTTCCAAATCTTTTAGTTAACGGAGCAACCGGAATTGCTGTAGGAATGGCTACTAATATACCGCCTCATAATTTAAGAGAAGTTGTTGACGCGATTATTGCATATATAGAAAATACAGATATTACAATCGATGAAATTTTAACTTTCATTAAAGGTCCAGATTTTCCAACAGGAGCATTAATGACAAATGGTTCTAATATGATTGATGGATATAAAACTGGTAAAGGAAGTTTAATAGTAAGAGCAAAAATAGAAATTGAAGACACGTCTAAAAAACAAAGAATAGTAATAAGTGAAATACCTTATCAAACTAATAAAATAAGAATAGTTGAGAAAATAGCTGAACTATATAAAAATAAACAAATTACAGGAATAACAGATATTAGAGATGAATCAAATTATGAAGGCATAAGAATAGTTTTAGATTTATCTCAAAACACAAATGCTCAATTGATTATTAAAAGACTTTATAAATATACAAGTCTACAAACAAGTTTTGCAATTAACATGCTTTCTCTAAATAACGGAATACCACAGATTTTAAACATCAAAGATATAATAAAATTTTATGTAAAACACCAAATTGATATGATTTTAAAAAGATCAATTTTCGAAAAAAATAAAATTAAAAAAAGACTACACTTATTGTATGCTTTAAAAATTGCTTTAGATTCTGATAATATCGATAAAATTATTCAAATTATTAGAAGTTCAAAAACAAATGAAATAGCTTATAAAAAACTAAAAGAAAACTTTGGTTTTGACGAAGTACAAGCAAAAGCGATTTTAGACATGAGACTACAAAGATTAGTTGGTTTAGAAAGAGAAAAAATTGAAACTGACATTAAAAACTTTGAGCTAAGATTAGCAGAACTTGAAAAAATAATTAATTCTAAAGAAGAACAAAATTTTATATTAAAACAACAGCTAACAGATATTGCAAACAAATATGGTGACGATAGGCGAACTGTAATAATAAATGAATCGCAAACTAAAATTGAAGAAGAAGAATTAATTCAAGATCAAAGAATGATTCTAACTATCACAGAGAGCGGTTATATTAGAAGACTTAGTTCAGAAGAATTCAAAACTCAAAAACGTGGAGGGAAAGGAATCATAATCAATTCTTATCCTGAAGATAATATTGTTATTTCACAAATGGGAAAGACAAAAGATGATGTACTATTTTTCTCAAACGAAGGAAAAGTTTACAAAGTAAAAGGATACAATATTACACAATTTACAAGAACATCAAGAGGTCTTCCTATAATAAATTTTATAGGTATTAACTCAACAGAAAGAATAACAGCAGTCCTTTCCTATAAAAACAAAAATAAAAAATTTAAGTATTTAGTTTTTGTTACTAAAAAAGGAACAATTAAAAAAGTACCTATAGAAGAATTTGATAAAATAAATAATTTTGGTAAAATAGCTATTATTTTAAATAAAGGGGACGAACTAGTTTCAGTTGTTCCAAGTGCTGGTGTGAATGAAATTTTAATTGGATCAGAAAAAGGAAAAATACTTAAAATTGATGAGACAGATGTTAGAGCGATGTCAAGGTCTTCAATCGGTGTTAAAGGAATTTCTCTAGATAAAGATGACGCAGTTGTTAAAGCTGTAACAAATTATGGAAATGAAATTGTTGCTACAATATCAGAATCAGGAATAATGAAAAAAACTTTAATTAGTGATTATAGTATTTATGGTAGAGGTTCAAAAGGAATTACTGGAATGAAATTGAATGATAAAACAGGTAAGTTTAAATCATTTCACGCTATAAGAGAAACTGATGATTTAATAATGATTTCCTCAAAAGGGAAAATTATAAAAATCGAAGCAAAGGATATTAATCTACAATCAAGAAACTCTATTGGTGTAATCGGATTTGGTTTAGAACCAGGCGAAACGATAACAGCAACAGCAATAGAATATAAAAAAGGAGATTACTAA
- the tmk gene encoding dTMP kinase gives MLFITLEGIDGSGKTTVSKMLKDSLMQSGHRVLLTREPGGEPLAETIRKIILDTESNPTPWTETLLYIAARRQHLDKVIVPALKDGIIVICDRFMDSTSAYQGYARNIGVTDVEEVQNIVLGTTKPDITIFFDITPKEAQVRLLNRKRNPDRLEKEDQKFHEAVYAGYQMLISENTERIKVIDSRKPINEVMQQVKFIVDNAIGELISNNNE, from the coding sequence ATGCTTTTTATAACACTAGAAGGAATTGATGGTTCTGGAAAAACAACTGTATCAAAAATGTTGAAAGACTCTTTAATGCAAAGTGGTCATAGAGTTTTATTAACAAGAGAACCAGGAGGAGAACCTTTAGCAGAAACAATTAGAAAAATAATTTTAGACACAGAATCAAATCCGACACCTTGAACAGAAACTCTTTTATATATTGCGGCGAGAAGACAACACTTAGATAAAGTTATTGTTCCAGCTTTAAAAGATGGGATTATAGTTATATGTGACAGATTTATGGACTCGACTAGTGCTTATCAAGGATACGCAAGAAATATTGGAGTAACCGATGTAGAAGAAGTTCAAAATATAGTTTTAGGAACTACAAAACCAGACATAACAATTTTTTTTGATATTACTCCAAAAGAAGCACAAGTTCGTTTGCTTAACAGAAAAAGAAATCCCGATAGATTAGAAAAAGAAGATCAAAAATTTCATGAGGCTGTTTATGCGGGTTATCAAATGTTAATTTCTGAAAATACAGAAAGAATAAAGGTTATTGACTCAAGAAAACCAATTAACGAAGTTATGCAACAAGTTAAATTTATTGTAGATAATGCTATTGGAGAGTTAATTTCAAACAATAATGAATAA